The nucleotide window TGCGGTCGAGGGTAGATAGGGGGGTTTTATATGGAAAACGCGGTTGATAGTTATAAGGGTCGGTACTCCGACACGACGATAGGGGTCGCTGACCAAGAGACAGACGGTTGATAGAAAGATGGAAGGCTGAGAGATGAGGCGGGCGAGGCGGCGTAAGGCGGTGTTTGCCTGCCCGGCAGCCTGGAACGATCTGGAAACCCGCcggggggaaggtggagaaTACGGACCGGGGCTGGCTGCCGATCATTTTAGCTCGGCGCCCTGCCGAGCCTTGCTCTCAGCTGCTAAGGGTTAGGGTCAGTCGCGTCTTCCCACATTGGAATGCGCGTCATCGTTCTCTGAATGCGATTGTGACTGATTGACAAGGCTGGCCCCGATCGACAACCCTCTTTCAACTTCAAATGTTAACGTCCACCTTCTAGTGCTTGAACAACTCCAACATGGTCGCCAATTCGGTACTGTCAACCACAAGAAATGCCACCACACATCCCCCTCAAACGACTCCGCTCTCCCTCCCCtgaaccaccccccaaaaagcGGCAGTCTTCAACAACTTCAAAGAAGAAAGCCATCGCCCCCCCCCGTAAACCAACCCTCTTCGACGACCTCGACGCCGGCTACACCCCCCGTTCCTCAACCAAgacctccctcctcgaaaTCGAAGCTAGCGATGACGACACCAGCTCCTTGACGTCCCTCTCCGACGCCGATTTCGAGGACGTCCCGCTGGATGGTCCTGGCACAAAACGCCGAAAACTctcccaaccctcctctacagaagatgaagacatCGAATTCGAAGATGTCCCCACGCCTACTGCGCCAGCTCCCGATGCTGCTATCCCCAGTCAGGACCTCGATCTGACGTTGGTACGGGATACCAGAATCAATCTTGCTGCCGcgatggggaagaaggggccCTCGAAGCTTGAAAGAAAGATCAGGATAGCTGCACATGGTGTCCATGTCCAGTTGTTACTATGGCACAATGCGCTGAGGAATGCGTGGTGTAGTGacgaggaggtgatggcgatCATGATATCGCATTTACCGCCTAGgctgtgggaggaggtggataggtggaggaggagcagtgGGTTGGAGGTACAGGTGGAggagccaccaccaaagggGAAGACAGCttggaaggggaaaggcGGGGGGAAAGCAAcagagaaggggagggaatGGGGAGCGGCAGCTAAGCATCTTGAAAAAGGAGCTGTCGATATGTCGCATGGAGATCCATTATTCAGACTGATGAAGGTCCTCACATCATGGTGGAAACAACGGTTCAAGATCACGGCACCAGGGCTGCGCAAGCAGGGGTACATGTCCCTAGAACGACTCGACAGAATCACCAAGGCATTCAAGCAAACGAACGGTGACGATCAAGACCGCTTCGGGGAGAAGATTGATGGTTTAGAAGGCTTCAGAAAGCGCGCACAGTCGTGTGCAGGCAGCCGCGATGTTGGTGCCCAGTTATTCACCGCTCTACTACGGGGACTGGGAATCGAAGCTAGATTGGTGGCCAGTCTACAACCCTTGGGATTCGGGTGGAACAAACTCGAGGAAGCCGAccctgaagaggaagagcatTACCTCTCGGAAAGCAATCCTGAAAAACCTCCCATGCCAGCcgccaaaccaccaccacccaaagcaaagaaaacacctgccaaacccccccccaaaacagccCGATCAACCCGGCATTCCGAAAAACCACCCCCCGAACCCTCCTCCGATCTCGAATCCCTCTCCGACTCCTCCAACGACCTGATaatccccccttctccttccccacctccaacctccccaaccaagaCCCCCAAAAAGGCGTACGATCAAGACTTGGAATACCCCCACTACTGGCTCgaagccctctcccccgccacCCACAAAtacctccccctcgaccccctcaaacccctcctagccaccaaccccgaccttCTGTCTCACTTTGAACCTCGCGGCTCCAAAGCCGACCGCGCCCGCCAGGTGATGGCATACATCATCGCCCACTCCCCCGACGGCACAGCCAAAGACGTCACCATCCGCTACCTCAAAGGGCAACAACTCCCAGGACGAACCAAAGGAAGCCGGCTACCCTCCGAAAAAATTCCCGTGTACGACAAGAACGGCAAAGTGAAACGATACGAGGAGTATGACTGGTTCaagagggtgatgagctCCTACATTCGCGGCCGtgacccctcccacccattGACAGAAGCAGACACCCTCGAAAACGAGACCGATCTCAAACCCGCCGAGCGGGTGGACAAGGTGGtcaaagaaggagaggagacACTGCAGTACTACAAGCAATCCAAAGAGTTTGTGTTGGAACGCCACCTCAAGAGAGAAGAAGCGCTCCTGCCGACCGCGAAACCGGTCAAGATGTTTGTTcaaaacaagaacaagaaaccGGGTGCACAAGGCGAGGCGGTCTACAGCCGTAGAGACGTCGTCCAAGTCAAGAGCGCAGAAACATGGCATAAACAGGGACGTGCCCCTAAACAAGGGGAGGTCCCCCTGAAAAAGGTGCCCTACCGAGCAGCGACTACAAATCGGAGAAGGGAGATTGCAGAGGCGGAGTTGGCTACGGGAGCAAAGGTTTTGCAGGGGTTGTATAGTCACGCGCAGACAGACTGGATCATACCGCCGCCGATTCAAGATGGAAAGATACCAAAGAATGAGTATGGGAATATTGATTTGTTTGTCCCGACCATGTGCCCCAAGGGTGCGATTCATGTTCCTTTccggggggcggggagggttGCAAGGAGATTGGGGATAGATTATGCGGAGGCGGTAGTGGATTTTGAGTTTGGGCATCGGATGGCTGTGCCGGTTATtcagggggttgttgtggcgGAGGAGTTTTATGAGAaaatggtggaggagctggagagggatgaggcggagaggaggaggaaggaggatgagaagaggaggaagagggcgctggggatgtggaggaggatgttgatggggttaAGGATTGTGGAACGGTTGGAGGGGCAGTATGGGAAtgtcaaggagggggagcaggaAGGGGGTACGGGACAAATCGGTGGTGACGTGCATatggcgggagagggggcgggagggtttgaggcggaggaggatcagATGGCGGGGGGGTTCCTGCCGGAGGGACATAAAGCGGACGACTTGGGCGGCGGGGGCTTTTTTGCCGAGggccaggaggaggacgagcaACATGGGCGCACAACTTCAGGGTACTTCCCTACCGTCCACtccgatgacgatgacgatgacggggAGGATGTGCTCGAGATTGATCATGGTGATGTGAGCGGTGTGTTGAGCGAGGCGGTGAGTCCGAAGCCAGCGTCACTGTCGCCATCGCCCACGCCAGAAATCGAAGAAACCAAGGcgccaccgaggaggagcgcaAGGCGGAAGGCGCCGGTCAAGCCCAAAGCCGCGGCGGCTGGTGGAaagcgaggaaggaggaggcgaaacGTTGCGTCAACGAgctccgaggaggaggaaatcgAGGAGGGATACAAGGTTTTTTATTCTGGGGAGGATTAGTTGCAGTGAGAGTACATGTCCGGCTAGGTAGATAATTCGATAATGCAATTGTCCAACCCACAGAAACCGGGGTACTGCGGGGAAAGTAAAATATATGTCATTGACTGGCTCGAATTGTTCCTTGTCAGCGCCGAATCGATGCATAAAAACCTGCCATCACGTTCACATTTTGGTGGTTCATGCAAGGCTAATGCAAGATGGAGGAGTACTGGGTGGGGAAAGGTGTGGTGGGCGATGGGTGGGCTGAGAGGGGTCTTGGGGTGGTGTGCCGGTCGAAGTATTGAAAGGTTGGAAATATTACAGAAAGTGACATATCAGATGCGGTATACGAGAGATAACACCGAGGACGGGAGAGTGATCGATCGATGCCGGTT belongs to Podospora bellae-mahoneyi strain CBS 112042 chromosome 6, whole genome shotgun sequence and includes:
- a CDS encoding hypothetical protein (COG:L; EggNog:ENOG503NW5A), with protein sequence MPPHIPLKRLRSPSPEPPPKKRQSSTTSKKKAIAPPRKPTLFDDLDAGYTPRSSTKTSLLEIEASDDDTSSLTSLSDADFEDVPLDGPGTKRRKLSQPSSTEDEDIEFEDVPTPTAPAPDAAIPSQDLDLTLVRDTRINLAAAMGKKGPSKLERKIRIAAHGVHVQLLLWHNALRNAWCSDEEVMAIMISHLPPRLWEEVDRWRRSSGLEVQVEEPPPKGKTAWKGKGGGKATEKGREWGAAAKHLEKGAVDMSHGDPLFRLMKVLTSWWKQRFKITAPGLRKQGYMSLERLDRITKAFKQTNGDDQDRFGEKIDGLEGFRKRAQSCAGSRDVGAQLFTALLRGLGIEARLVASLQPLGFGWNKLEEADPEEEEHYLSESNPEKPPMPAAKPPPPKAKKTPAKPPPKTARSTRHSEKPPPEPSSDLESLSDSSNDLIIPPSPSPPPTSPTKTPKKAYDQDLEYPHYWLEALSPATHKYLPLDPLKPLLATNPDLLSHFEPRGSKADRARQVMAYIIAHSPDGTAKDVTIRYLKGQQLPGRTKGSRLPSEKIPVYDKNGKVKRYEEYDWFKRVMSSYIRGRDPSHPLTEADTLENETDLKPAERVDKVVKEGEETLQYYKQSKEFVLERHLKREEALLPTAKPVKMFVQNKNKKPGAQGEAVYSRRDVVQVKSAETWHKQGRAPKQGEVPLKKVPYRAATTNRRREIAEAELATGAKVLQGLYSHAQTDWIIPPPIQDGKIPKNEYGNIDLFVPTMCPKGAIHVPFRGAGRVARRLGIDYAEAVVDFEFGHRMAVPVIQGVVVAEEFYEKMVEELERDEAERRRKEDEKRRKRALGMWRRMLMGLRIVERLEGQYGNVKEGEQEGGTGQIGGDVHMAGEGAGGFEAEEDQMAGGFLPEGHKADDLGGGGFFAEGQEEDEQHGRTTSGYFPTVHSDDDDDDGEDVLEIDHGDVSGVLSEAVSPKPASLSPSPTPEIEETKAPPRRSARRKAPVKPKAAAAGGKRGRRRRNVASTSSEEEEIEEGYKVFYSGED